AAATGCAGCTTCATGTCAGTTCTTCTGTAaagaattaaacattttctctcagcaCTTGTTACGTAATCTCcgtgcctctctctctcctcccctccttcagTGGTGTGATCTCACGGCTCTGCTCCTCACTGCCTGAACACCACCTCTGTACTATGTAGTGTCATGGTGGGCTCTGTCTTCCCATTGGTGGTTTCGACCTTGTGTCAACTTTCCCCCAGCGGGAAGACACGCCCCCCTCGGAGGcccttcactgtgtgtgtgtgtgtgtgtgtgtgtgtgtgtgtgtgtgtgtgtgtgtgggagagagggagagagagagagagagagagtgattgTGAAGGCTGTCATTGCCCGGGCTGTGTGTGGACCCTGCTCTCTGTGTGAGGAGAAGGAAGTTCCAGCACACTTTGTTAGAGATTGAAACTATGGATCAGAGTTTGGTGAGGATGAACTTTcactttatttccttttttaatgatCCCACTTCATCTTTTTCAGGCCTGCATATTCTATTCATGAAAAACTGCATGATTTCAGTCAGACTGTGGGCCTTTTATGTTCAACTTTAGTGTGTAACACATCGTTAATGCATGTAAAGGTCAAACTTTGactctttgttttatgtgttgtaAGTCTCCAGTCTCAACGCTTTTCCCTTCTCAGATCAATTTGCTCAGAACTCTGGATGTGATCTTTGTCTTGCAGATGATTCCGGTGGTGGTGGCCGTTtctgtggtggtggtgacgCTGCTGTACTTCATCCTGCAAGgctctgcaggagagaagaagaagaagcagcctGTCACCCTGCAGGATCCTATGATCAAATATCCCCTTCCCCTTATACACAAACAGGTAGACTGCATACACACGTTTACATTTAACAATCAGGactcttttttttgtgcatacacattcacattcaaacCTGATTATTCAAGTTTATATTCAACTTTGTAATTGATTCAGTACAGTGAGGGAACAATGTAGTACCTATCTGGTCACAAACTGTGAGATCTGTACTCACAGTCATATCCCAGTTTGTTTCACCCTGAGgggaaacataaaaaaaaattttttataTACAGCCTCAATGTGTGGTCAAGTTCTTGCCCCCACTATGTGcaaacacttttagcttagcagctacagtgaagatttcagctttaaaaaaggtgtaaataacttattttcaaTCAGTTCGAGACCTCTGGGCTTCTGAAGGCTGGAGACCAAGaccccagctacttcagctgtttcagagaatgctgtaatgctgttttgctgtgaagctcagaaatgttttgtggactacacaacttcacctgacttcgggctgagtagataatgactgaaattgaATTTGTGAACTGTTCTTTTAAGGCTTAATATTTTCTCGCTGGCTTCAAACTCTCTCCATTTACAGTTCATTGGGTAAATACATGtcagatatactgtatagaGACCAACCCAGCCTCAAACTCAAGTGTGAGGACATTGATTTTGTAAGCTGACAGCTCTGCTATCTAatgtgttctttgttttttgattttttaacctttgtgtgtccttgtgtaGGAAATCAGCCATGACACAAAGAAATTTCGGTATGGCCTTCCATCTGGAACCCATATCCTTGGACTGCCAGTAGGTACTGAAAcagctcttttctcttctctgctgaAACACAGCTCATTTCCATAACAGGACAGTGCTAATGCCTCATACTTACACATTTTTCCCCTCAAATCCACCACCTCACCCATCCTCCCTGCATGTCCTCCCCTCTGTCCTGTGGAGCAGGTCAGCATGTGTACCTGTCAGCCAAGGTGAACGGCAGTCTGGTGGTCAGAGCCTACACTCCAGTCTCCAGTGATGAGGACCAGGGATATGTTGACCTTGTGGTCAAGGTAATTAACATTCCTGATGTGaagcacaaaacaacacaaattgcTGGTCAACTGCAAGTTTTTCTGTGGGTTATTTTAGCTGATTGTTTCTGTACActgactttttcacatttttgacatCTTAATTTGGTACTTGGTACTTAATTGCTTTATTGATGTTAATAAGTCATTTACTGATGATTTACAGATCAGTTCTAAGCCATTACATTATGCATTGGTAGTCAGATTATTCAGTAAGTCCTCAATTAGGCATCAttactttcttactttctaaacagcttcctctggagccacaaaaggcttttcactacttctttcacatatgcagtagtactcctcaagacctgtaaacacactctaaTGTGTGTAAAATGGATGGGGTAACCCTTAAATACAGGTTTATATGGATGACTTatcacaaaacaaaagtcaTCCACACTGAGGTCCTTTACAATTGTCTTATAAGCAGGACAAACTATTGGCTATCGCTAGGAAGTGATTTTAATGGATTGTAGAGGTAATAACAAGCCAcagatgaaaatataaatgttttgcctttttgttaCATCTCCAGGTGTACTACAAGAACAGCCACCCCGCTTATCCAGAGGGAGGGAAGATGTCTCAGTACCTGGACAACATGGCCATCGGAGATACCATTGACTTCAGAGGGCCCAATGGACTGCTGGTGTATCAGGAAAATGGTATGTTACCTGTCCATgtgtggaaagaaaaagaggcatGCTGCTGTCACCAGCAGATGTCACTGTGGTACAGTACAAAACCGTCGGAGCATGACACACACTGCTACTGACACTGACTCTATTCCAATCAGGCCGGTTTTCCATCCGACCTGACAAGAAGGCAGAGCCCAAAGTTCGGAAGTTTAAGCATGTTGGAATGATCGCCGGTGGAACAggttcatttacatttgttcacGCTCTCAATCACTTTAATGTACATTAATGCATGCACTTTATTCAGAGGAACATCACAGAGGCTCAGCAGGCTTAACACACTGCAGAATAAAATATTCTTCTTCCAGAAGGAGAAATGAAGTGATTCCCTAAGAGTACTCATGGATATTAATACCTTGAATCCTACAGTACCTGCTGTATAACTGAATTGTATATCTGTGTTGAAAAGTGGGTGAATGGGAAATAATTAGCCGTCATGTAGTTTAACTCTGAGGACCAtttgatgatgtgtttttgcagCCTCACAGTTGACACAatcttgtcttttttaaactgaTAAAGCTAACATTGTACCTCCTGATAGACATCCTCTAAGACTAACTTTTACTTTCTCAGGTATCACTCCTATGCTGCAGTTAGTCCGCAGAATCACAGCAGACCCCACTGACAACACCAAGTGCTCTCTCATATTCGCCAACCAGGTCAGCTCCGTGAGGTTTATTGTTTTGGGAAATCTTTCCATGAGTCTCATTGTTGAAATGTATTACTGTACTGCAcataaatggaaatactctgGAGAAATTAAAtctctctcacccctctctgctcccctctCAGACTGAGAAAGATATCCTACTgagggaggagctggaggaggtgaagaagaacCATCCTGACAAAGTTAAAGTGTGGTACACACTGGACAAACCTCCGCAGGGTAAGGCAGCATTTCTTCATCTATCAGGTTCAAGTTCTTATTGTCATCTGcaaaaagatttaaataaagaagtCATTAGTAATGAAATTCTCAGATCACAGAAATCTCGTTTGAATTTAACCCATAGAATACTGCAGAAGCTaaaacacaggaacaaaacaTTTGTCATCTGAACtcattaaaatacttttaaatatcAAGAGAGCAAAACATAACATGTGCTTTCTTCTGATCATGTGAGATCTGGTGGAAACATTTTCCATGTCTAATTTCACCATGTTACCATAAAGAACGTACAGCACAGTGCCAGGCTACATCAAGCTGAATAAATCTCTCCAAAGTCTGAAAGCACGGTCCTTTGGTTTCACTGCTGAATATTCAGAGTGGGAAAACTGAACTAAGACTCCTGATCTGAAGGAAAATCCCTGCAGGCTGAGGAGGGAGATAGCTCCAACAAGGTGTTACAGTAGCTTAGCAAAACGCTCATGTCTCACTTTGCATAATCCTTAAAGCGAGCAGAAATTAATGAGTATAATAGCGTTACATAATCTCTGTTGTGAGGGCGCTCGCATTCTGTCTTGTGTGTCATTTGCTCCACACagaatataaaacacatcagcCCTTGATCATTATTCATTAGAAGAGGTGCGCTTGTTCTTCGTTAGCAGTGTCATTATTTGGTTCCCTTGGAGGGAGGGATGATTATCTGCAGAGCACAAGTTGAACAAACCTCTTCGAGTTTCTTATTTCATCTGTTTAATTTCATTACTGATTTCACTGTCTTTGAACGTCCCGTCTCTTCTTCACTGAGATCAAAAGATTCTCTTTTTGGTTTTGCTCACCGTTCACCATTGGGCATCCCTCTGCTGAGgcacaaaggagagaaaaatagaTGAAAAATGACAGCAACAGGAGGTTTTGATATTTAGTATTTAGATatgaaatgaagagggaaaatcAAAGACAGGCTTCTCTGATGAATAAGCCATAGatgtaaatatttttccttttctactGCTGCTGTTTGGTGAGTTCTGCCACATTGTGATGATTTAAGCCTTTTCACAAAGGCTTTTGGTAAATATGCTTAAAAAGTCTTTCTGAAGTTGaaggtttctctctctctctctctctctcgtcttgATCTCAAGATTGGAGCTATAGCTCAGGGTTCGTGACCTGTGACATGATCAAGGACCACCTCCCTGCCCCGTCCAATGACGTCCTTGTTGTCTTGTGCGGTCCTCCACCGATGATCCAGTACGCCTGTCTGCCAAATCTGGACCAGCTGggacacaaaacagaaaacatttttgcataCTAGTGTTCTGATTAACTACAAAACTGGTTTATTCCCTGTAATCATTCAACCACTAAACAAACAATCAGTGTATGAACGCTGCTGATGATCTACTGCTATTCACAAAGTATGTTTTACAGTTAGGCATGTGTCATTTTTGATGTCAGTGACATAAGAACAACGACAGTGCAAGTCTGTAACATAAAATGGGTATGAAATTGCCATCAAAATAACCCAGTTACTTTGATATGAACATTTCTTGGGACTCAGGTATActtttaaatacagtatatcactGTGTTATTATGTTTGTACAAGACAACAGCTGCTTTTATAATGATTCTTTTTTAGgccaaaatgtaattttttgtgaaataaagacacaaaaacaacattgttgGTTTCAATACGTGAGGCTacatacacaaaagaaaaccaATGTACTGTAGTTTTTActgattttctgtcattttacatGTTTCTGACTATTCTATAATCTACTGTATACCCAAATCGAACAAGATGGACTTAATGATATGCCTGTATCCAGTTCTTTCACTTTTAATGTGACACATTCGGTTTAATTTACTGTATGCAAAGTTATTTAATCTTAAAAGCTTTATCGAAGTTTGTTACATTTCATCATTAAAAACTTAAGGCCAAAAACAAGACGGAAAAACCACACCTTTTTCTTATCATACTGCCAGAACAAATGAGGAAGTGGACCTTGAGCGGTTGAGATGGTGGTTTTGTCAACAGTGTACAATGTACATTATTAAGGGGGCACTATGTGTAAGTATGTACAATATTAATAGTGGAGATAGTAACACAAactccataactgaataaacaagctgttctcagaggaaaataaggtcccagaacactgtttgaagctagaaaggtggcagggtccgccacatataaacaaagcaaaccagtatgaaattgtgttgtcctttaaggtcagtttgcttattcagtttattcagttatgaaaacaaagagagtttgtttatttagtttgtttaggcagaaatgaagatctttctcttctgattaaaatttcttcccggaactacatagtgctcctttaaggtCTGTGGTGGGGCGCCACAATCTGCATCCAACATTTCCGACATCCCGTGAACGCATCACCGGATGATGGGCGTGTTTCCCTCTCCAACATGTCGGCGTAGGAGTTGCCTGCAAAACTTTACACTAAATATTCAGTGAGTTTAGACGTCCAGCAGTCAACACTTGGGGGAACATGGTGTGTGAGCGTGGCGTAGACTTAGTTAAGCCTTTACGGAATGGTTTATTTCGTAAATGTATGGTTTTAGTGGCATTTATAAGCATAAACTTCACGGTCTGTGCCTGTGAAAGAATCGCTCCAGAGAGATGTCTCATCTGGGGTCCAGGGCTCAACCCCGCCGTAGTTTTACCAGTCCGCTACTTCATTATTCAGGCGGTCAATTCAAAAGGAGGAAACCTGACTTTATCTCCAGGTAAACTGAACACATGCATAGTGTGTGCTACGACTGTCATTGTGTTAAACGTAGCATCACTCAAACGCTTACATCGAGCGGTGGCTGCTAGCTAATTTCCTGGagcatcattttttaatatggagctaacaaacaacacaaactgagcAGGTAGTGGGCGTTTTTCTACAAGAACGACAGACGTAACACTAGCTAGCTACATCCAGCAGTGGTTTATCCGTGATATTATCGACCAGACGTGATAAGAAACCTTAGTTTAATAATCATGACTGTTTAAattaggcaaaaaaacaaacaaaaaaacccagctTTAGTGCTTTAATCATCCCTGCTGCCCTCAAATGACCGAGCTGAGCTAACAGCAGGTCATGTTTCAGGGCTGGGCAGCTGCCTTAGTACAAAACATATTTGGAAGGGTGTGTCATTCATTAAGCTCTGCATTAAGACACCATTAAGCCACACTGGTCCCTGAAATGCTCTTTACATGCGCTGTTTAGGTGGAGACACGTTTAAAGTGAAGATAAGTCCGCTGGACAAGAAGGAGCACATCCGCATCCACGTCCCTGCGCCTCTGGACAGAGGAGACGGCTCCTTCTTGGTCAGGTACCGGCTCTACGGGAGTGTGCTGACGGGCCTGAAGGTTGAAGTCCTCCACCAAGATGCTGCTGTGGCCAAGTCACCCTACACCATCCAaggtttgtgttgtcatgtatCAAGAAACAAAGGCACAGGTTCACCAGACAAGTTCTCTTCTTACAAATTTGCCTGAAAGGGCGTTTTCATTTGCATAACAAAACCAAATTTTTAACTGGACAAACAAGGAAGAAATCTCAGGAAGAGTGACAAAGGAAGTATTCCTCCTccagagcagacaaacacatcacacactaaAGGGCTGTGTTGCAAAAGAACGCCCACGCTGCATCACCAGAAGGGCCAAATCTATGCATAATGTGTGCTGCTCTTAAAACCAAGCCTCATCGGGCCAGTTCCAGTAATTGTTGTGCAGATTCAATGAATATCATGTTATTTCATCATTGTGATAGTGCTTCAATTCACATCCTAATGTCCTCTCAGCAAAGCACAACTGATGCTCTCAAATACGTGGAGAAATTGTTCAACATGAATCCGTCCTGTCTCAGAAATGTTAGACATCACCACTGTTTCATATATGACTGAATATTATGTGTTACTTTAATTCTTTTAGTTTAACACCAGCTCCTTCATACATCTGGAAAATGCATCAAACAACCTTGTTTTGATCCGCTCTGGCTTCCTCATCTAACCTTGAGTTATATTTCTAATGCTCAGGTCCGGTCTATCATGAATACTGTGACTGTCCTGAACCCGATGCTTCAGTCTGGCAGAGCATCATGCAGTGTCCCGCCACAGAGCCTCAGATCCTGGCCGACTTCAAATCTTTTCCAGCGGTTGACCTGCAGCatctcagacaggaagtgccTCAAAGATTCGTCAACAGAGGCGGTCTCATTCACTACGCCATCATCAACAACCAGCTGTATCGCCGCACTCTGGGAAAATACACCGACTTTAAGATGTTCTCGGATGAAATACTGCTCTCTCTTACCAGAAAGGTACTATCAGATTTTGAGGATCATATACTACAGGTGTTTTTGCATGTTATGACGCATTTGCTATGGGTAGTGTCGTAAAGTTACTGCCAAGCGTTTGCACTTGGCATCATGTGATTACTTATATCAATCTCCTGTTGAAGGTGAGGGTGCCTGATGTGGAGTTTTACATCAATGTTGGCGACTGGCCATTAGAGACGAGGAAAACGGATCCTGTTCCAGTTCTGTCATGGTGCGGCTCAACAGAGACACGGGACATTGTCCTCCCCACTTACGAGGTGACACACTCCACCCTAGAGACCATGAGAGGTGTCACCAATGACCTGCTGTCTATCCAGGGAAACACAGGTaacccacacacatgcacacacacattcctgagCCACTGTGAGGCCTGCTCTAGTCAAGAAGTGAAGCTCAGGCACTGAAGTTTGAATCTGAATCTGTCTGTATAAGTTACCCATCATTTCATGTTCATACATTTGTCCCTGTGCGACCTTAAAAAACTGAGCCAGCACTCCTCTTTAAATCCTATAGTTCCAATATTAAACCTGACAAAAGCAAAgttttttaatctgaaatgtaaatgtcttaaatatagaaaataacTTGTAGTTATCAGCCAGGACAAGGGTTCTTAgttgaatttaaatatttattaaaaatttATGTCAGAAATTCATAGAAAAAGCTGGATtataactgcagctgtgaagGTGGTAAATTATACTGAGGCTGTTCCCTAAGGGCTGCATGGTGCAGCGCTTTGTAATGAATTATTGAAAGATGGTAATAATTTGGACCACAATAGCTAAAAAACGAGACTGCAGTGTGAACTGATTTCTTTACTACCTAAATGGTAGCAGGAAGTAGGGAGGCCCAGGGACTGAATCAGGAACTGTGTGTCCAGGTTGACTCCCCTTTCAGTTTCCTTTTCTAAACTGGTCACAGGTCtacaaaatataagaaaaaaggAGGACGCAGTTGCTCCAAagatcaacatttttattacattgtgATGTAATAACAGAtcattgctaaaaaaaaaaagatcactaCAGTGTCTTTTTCAAAATAGTTAAGGAGTTAAGAGCCTTGTTTTAGAAAAATTCAGAAagatctgctgtgttttcttgaAGCCTCCAAGGATATAGTTGAGCTTCTCTAATTAAAAATGCTGCATCCTTTCCCTTAACTATTATTGACAAGGCAGTTGTGGGCTTCCCCAGTTCAATAACATTAACCTACGTGCAGTGCTTAAAGTTGGCCAGTACTCACCGGTACACACCACTGGCATTTTTACAATTTACTCTTTACTTTACTGATATTAGAAATAGTCTCAGCACTGTACAGACAGAGCACGCCATGGTGTGGAGCTCCGTGGCGGTCGTGTGATCTTCAGCTCTCGTTTATGCATCTGTTCTATTTTCTGTGCCTGCTGTGACCGAATCTAGGAAGAAAACATTGAATTTAAAAATAGTGttgtttgtgattttgtttttccgTATTATTGCTCATATTTGCCATCAGAACACACGTCTATGGTCCTTTTAATATGTTGTTGCAGAAGAAGcacatgaaatatattttaaagtgGTAAGGTAAAGGTCAGCTAAATCACCAGTGTTAAACTTCATGTGAGCCAAGATGGGAGTTTGTTTCACCACcggatgcaaatgttttatatgCCAGTTTGCTCACATAGCATGGAAGTGAAGTGGGAGGCGAATATTTGCCACTGTTGATTTTGCATATTtgtgaccctaaccctaaccctaagggGAGTACTGgcacttattttttttccactttcgCACTGCCTCTGTGCAAGTAGTGGTACAAACGAACTGTAAATTTGGCTCAGGTTAtatgactgtttttgtgtgagaTGCAAATACTGCATTCACAGAATTTGGTTGTATGGGCTGTCCAGAAGAATCTGACTGACTGAGAAAAAATAGCTACAGAGTTAAATCATTTTGGACAGAGCCACAATATATGAAGAAAGGAGATTGAGTGCACCACTCACAGATGGGATTTACTCCCTGCTCACATTTAAGTGTCCACTGGGGGGCGCCATCAGGTTTCGTACAGGCCCTATTGTTTTTGACGTGTATCTAAAAATCGTGGGGAACAGTTCAAATGCACTAGCCCATTAATGTCGACGATACAGTTACCTATTTGATGGGAACCTACAATATCAGAGGTTTTTAGTAATCTGCAATTAGGTTTTAATTTCACTCAGTCAAATATTGTAAGTTGAAAGTAGTTTTAAATCCCATGAATCAAAATGAACTTCTGCAAAACTAACCTAACACACAAATGTTATTAAATGACATGACTTCATGCTGGATAGAAGTTAATGTTAAAGAAACTAGAGCTTTAACAAAGACTGGATTTTAAATGCAGAACAGGTCCTGCTACACatttaaggcaaaaaaaaaaagatagcagTAGTAGCACCTGCCACCTCGTACATATGTTACAGTGGTGCCTTAAAATTTACCACTGGCTCTCATGCTTACATCCACCACTGTGTTTTATAGGAGAAACTATTGGTCTTCCTGAATATTTCACGGACAAATCTGCTGGTACATAAGTGCATTTTTTAGCAGATTTCTTATTTGTTTCCTcaaaactgtcaaaatgcagTCTGTTGGTCTCTGGATGTTCTCTGTACTCAAGGTATGTACACAGTGGACTCTCTTAACTGTATTATTTTAATTCTTCGTTTCATGAGAATTCAATCACAGTCAACCTGATTTAAATAATggtcaaatgaataaatgaataatttttaTTGTGCTCTTTATAGtgtttgattattaaaatgcaCACCCCTTTGGGTCCTAGGTTTTTACACCAGTGTCAGTGTAATCATCTTTATATAAATATGTCTCATTATTTATTGGAATTAATGCTTTTAAATTATGTCACTTGGAACATTTTCTGCCCTTTTGTGTAACATCAGGACCATTTTCTTCCAGGGCCTCCTTGGATGAACAAGACAGATCGTGCGTTCTTCCGTGGCCGGGACAGTCGAGAGGAGCGTCTTCACCTGGTCTCTCTGTCCAAGAATAACCCTGAGCTGCTGGACGCAGGCATCACAGGATGGTTCTTCTTCAGAGACAGGGAGAAACATGTAGGAAAAGTACCGCTTGTTGGATTATTTGAGTTCTTTAAGGTGAGGAAACATGAATATATAAATgagtatttaaaaataattctctTTTATCTTATGCCATTGTATATATTgactttcctttgttttgatgtgattatttatttttttattatttccccTCTTCTAGTTCAAGTACCAGGTAAACGTGGATGGAACAGTGGCAGCATATCGCTTTCCTTACCTGATGCTCGGGAACAGTCTGGTTCTGAAGCAAGACTCCCAGTATTATgaatttttctacagccatctTAAATCAGGCACTCACTACATTCCCGTTAAGAGAAACCTGTCAGACCTTTTGGAGAAAATCAAATGGGCCAAAGAGAATGACGCTGAAGCACAAGAGATCGCCAGAGCGGGTCAGACAGCGGccagagagctgctgcagcccAGCAGACTGTACTGTTATTACTACAGAGTGCTGCACATGTACTCGGAGCGGCAGATAGGACAGCCGACACGGCACGCAGACATGGAGCTGGTGCCTGAGACGGACGACCACACTGCTGCGTGTACATGTGAGCGCAAACGCCACAAAGAAGAAACCAACATGAAGGACGAGCTATGATGGTATCCTTCTGtagtttttgtcctttttttctctgaaacatTCCTGACATTTAAGAGTGAAGATAATTGAATGTTACTGATGCTCacaagaaaatgtgaatttcacAGTTTACAATTTAACCTTAcaattctgattttattttggacAGTTGAGGAATGTTTTACGATAAAATCTCTGTCCTCAGTTATTTTTCATGACGAGGCTGCAGGACATAGCCCTCAAAATGATAATGCCACTCTTAATGTTAAGTACTGTGTTGTGTTGGGTTTTGTGCCTTTGTAATCCAAGAAACTGAGGATATGATTACTGTTTTGTAACTGTGCCTTtgcattgtattttttacagtattgtcttaaaataaatacttcttAAATAAATCTTCAAAACCTCCAAATATAATCCTTGTAGTGAAATGCGTGAGTCTGACCTACTGTGACAGTCATAAGCATGTATGGCAACGTCCGTCTATCACAAGTGACTTAccttttattattatatctactgtatatttcctGTCGTACTGTAAACTACAACtgctacttcagcatacgtttTCCAACATTTGAATGAATGTTCGAATTTTGAATTAAAGGTTAATGTCCTGTACTATACATACACACTGTGTACtgagagtctacagccatgtcAGTGACTTTGAACTGGTGGTAGCGTGAGAGGAAAGTCAGGAGaacaccaaagtcagtaggGTTCATCGGCTGGGGATCATGAAACTGCCAATGACATGGCAATGAGATGTTTTAGCCTGGACCAAAGTTGTAGACCAACCAACGGACTGACATAGCACCCTTTGGTTTTATGGTCCTTTTTAGGAGCTGTTGGTGTAGCTGTAGTGAGATCTGATGAGGACATGAGCACTCAGGAGAACATTTTCCCCTTAATTTCTCTTGGAAAGCTCTTTGACATTGTTGTACACAAGTAGAGAAAATATTCTCGTAGCAGAtcctttattaaaaaagaaaaaaaacaatgcgtAGAGCAACAATGAGATTCAAAACGATTGAGTCAGACACGTGGAGaaatttgtgtttatatttaaatgaaatatattgtGTGATAAGTGATTTACATTATCTTCAAATTCATACAATCATTTGttaaagactgaaaaaagtCATGTTGCAATAATGTTTGACAAAAAGGTGTTTCTAACCCTAACTTGCTATAGATATTTCCATATGTTTGCATCTCTGCAGGTTAAAATAAAGCATCGTTCCatgtcatcaacatttttttttaagtactgtacttacacACACTATTTACAGAAAGGGTACATTCATCCTTCAATTTAATCCATTGCAATTTGTAATGTAAATTTTAAGAGAACAAGAAAATTCCACCAAAGAAGAGTAGTTTCATGTTTTAAGTATTTATGGACCAATTTCTGCTTAAATCCAAACCGTAAAATAGTTAATGCAAAATCATTTAGCTCAGGCTACTTAGTGGTTATACGCATATCATCACTGTAAAGACATCCTCATTCAACTCAAATGACATGTTGTCCAAACACAGCAGGTagttacaaaaacatgaacCCTGTGTCAGGATGGACGATATTCAACTGACAAATTAAATTCTGGGTCTGCACTCACACATTTAACTTAGTAACAACTGCTCATTTTAGTTTACAGTTGTTTGACCATATTCTTCTACAAAGAAACACTGTAGACTTAAGACGGGTATTAAAACATCTAAATTGCATTTTTTGTCCGTAGTTGGACGTGTCAGAGCAGAAAAGCGCGggtgtaactaataacattaatgatggctccATTATCTTAAGTTTTAGCGCTGTGTGACACAGGTGAAACAGCACTCACAAGAGCGGGACCCTGGGAGGAAAGCATACCATGTATAATGGGACGGTGATGGCTCAGGCTGTGGCTCATTAGGCAAGATACTGCTCCTGGTGGCTCTTCTAT
This sequence is a window from Pagrus major chromosome 8, Pma_NU_1.0. Protein-coding genes within it:
- the poglut3 gene encoding protein O-glucosyltransferase 3, with the protein product MVCERGVDLVKPLRNGLFRKCMVLVAFISINFTVCACERIAPERCLIWGPGLNPAVVLPVRYFIIQAVNSKGGNLTLSPGGDTFKVKISPLDKKEHIRIHVPAPLDRGDGSFLVRYRLYGSVLTGLKVEVLHQDAAVAKSPYTIQGPVYHEYCDCPEPDASVWQSIMQCPATEPQILADFKSFPAVDLQHLRQEVPQRFVNRGGLIHYAIINNQLYRRTLGKYTDFKMFSDEILLSLTRKVRVPDVEFYINVGDWPLETRKTDPVPVLSWCGSTETRDIVLPTYEVTHSTLETMRGVTNDLLSIQGNTGPPWMNKTDRAFFRGRDSREERLHLVSLSKNNPELLDAGITGWFFFRDREKHVGKVPLVGLFEFFKFKYQVNVDGTVAAYRFPYLMLGNSLVLKQDSQYYEFFYSHLKSGTHYIPVKRNLSDLLEKIKWAKENDAEAQEIARAGQTAARELLQPSRLYCYYYRVLHMYSERQIGQPTRHADMELVPETDDHTAACTCERKRHKEETNMKDEL
- the cyb5r2 gene encoding NADH-cytochrome b5 reductase 2; amino-acid sequence: MDQSLMIPVVVAVSVVVVTLLYFILQGSAGEKKKKQPVTLQDPMIKYPLPLIHKQEISHDTKKFRYGLPSGTHILGLPVGQHVYLSAKVNGSLVVRAYTPVSSDEDQGYVDLVVKVYYKNSHPAYPEGGKMSQYLDNMAIGDTIDFRGPNGLLVYQENGRFSIRPDKKAEPKVRKFKHVGMIAGGTGITPMLQLVRRITADPTDNTKCSLIFANQTEKDILLREELEEVKKNHPDKVKVWYTLDKPPQDWSYSSGFVTCDMIKDHLPAPSNDVLVVLCGPPPMIQYACLPNLDQLGHKTENIFAY